The following nucleotide sequence is from Archangium lipolyticum.
CTGGCACCCAGGATGGGTTGGACTTCACCGCGACTGCCATTCATAGCTACGCGATCCAAGGCCGGGTGACGCACGAAGGAATCGGAGTGGCCGGAGTGCGCGTGAGCGATGGCACCCGCTCCACCGTGACGAACAGCACGGGGGCTTACTCCCTGGAGGGCGTGCCGGAGGGCTTGCACACGCTCACGGCCACGCTGGCGGGCTGGCAGTTCATCCCGCAGGGCTTCACCCAGCCCGTCGAGGTCCTGGCCGGACCCGTCACGGGGACGAACTTCACCTCCACCGGCTGGTATGCCTACGGCAACATCCATGGAGCCAACGGGCCCGCCACCATCTCCGATGGGCTGAGGACCACCACTTCCTACTACAACTCGGAACAGGGACTCTGGGAGTACTTCCTGGGTCCCGTTCCGGCAGGGCAGTGGACGCTGACCGCCTCCATCCCGGGTGCGGTGGTCGAGCCGGCGAACTTCACCAATCCCGTCACCCTCGGGCCCTCCAGCAGGGGCTCCCTCGACTTCGTGGTCGCCGGGGCGGTCGCTGCCTCGCCACGATAGTGCGTGATGGGGGCCTGGTTGTTCCGCAACCGGGCCCTCATCCCCTCTACACGTGGAATATCCGTACGGTTAGAGGCACGCCCACTTCATGGCGGTGGTGCACATGCAGGACCTCGTGACAGAGCTGTCGACACAGCAGCTTCGCGACAGGCCAGGGGTCGTGCACGTCTGCCAATGGAGAGCCGCGCACGAGTCGCTTTTGACTCCTATGTCCAAGGGGTTGCGGTCACCGTACAAACCCCGCAAAACCCCGTCAATCCGTTGCACTCACGGCAGCTGGATTCCAGTGCTCCTCTTCAAATCCGTTGCACGTAGAGTAGAGCAACAGTCGCTCCCTCCGCGGGGGCCCATACCGCGTTCAGTCACGCTCGAGCACCGCGCGTGATACGCATCAGGAGCGCCAGGCCGTCAGGCGTCTCGACCACGCCCACGTCCCGGAAGCCCACCTTGCGGTAGCAGGCGATCGCCCGTGCGTTCGTCGGCTCCGGATCGGTCTGGATGCGGGTCACCCGCGGGTCCTTGAACAGAAACTCGATGAAGGCTTTCAGCATGCGCGTACCCAGCCCCTGGCCCAGGCGCTCGGGCAAGCCGATGAATTGGTCCACGCCCAGGGCATGCGGATCCGTCTCGTTCAGCCACCAGCCCTCGGATTGGTGGGCCATGACGCGGTAGGCCTGCACGAAGGCGACGGGCTCGCCGGCCTCGTACGCGAGGTACTGCACGACTCCGGCAGGCGCATCGAGCGGCAGCATGTCCGGCGGCGCGAGGCGCGGCAGATAGTCCTCGCGCACCTGCTCGGCCGTGGGCGCGGGTTCCCACCATTCCGTCACGTGCGGACGCGCCAGCCAGGTGTGCAGCAGAGGAAGATCCGATTCCGTGAGGGCACGAAAGGTGATGGCGGGTTCCATCCAGCCAGAATACCAGCACCGTCCAACTCCCCTCGACTCCGCTGAGGAAGACCCCTGACGAGTCTGGCTTCCTGCGGTCCGCCGCCGGTGCCAATCTGGGAGTCACTGTTCATGTGGACGACGAGTTCTTCGATCATCTCGTTCTGGATGGCAGAAATGGAGAACGAAGATGAAGACCATGGAAGATGACCTGCGTGCGGGCTTCGAGGAAGGCAGGTTCCAACCCCCTCCCATCAAGGCGTGGCCGCTGGCCCAGGCCACCGAGGCAGCACATCCTGTTGCCCCCAGCCGGCCTGCTCGGCTGACGCCGGAACGAGGCCACCCCGGTACGCGTGGTGTTGGGCTCCAAGCATAAGCACTGGAAATCACGACGGTTTCGTAGGCTGCCCGGTTACGGTGACGAATTCCGGGGGGGCGTGTCGATCCTTGCCAGGCTCGTTCGTCGCCATTCAGAAAGGAGACGCTGGCGGTCATCCTCGCCCGGAGCGTCCTCCCAACCCGAAAGGAAAACGACGATGCGCGTCATGGTGGTGGTCAAGGCAACGAAGGACTCCGAGGCGGGCGTGATGCCCGACGAGAAGCTGCTCACCGAGATGGGCAAGTACAACGAGGAGCTGGTGAAGGCCGGCGTCCTGCTGGCCGGCGACGGCCTCCACCCGAGCCGCAGGGGCAAGCGCGTGCGGTTCTCGGGCGGAAAGAAGAGCGTCATCGACGGTCCGTTCGCCGAGACGAAGGAGCTCATCGCCGGCTACTGGATCTGGCAGGTGAAGTCGATGGACGAGGCCGTGGAGTGGGCGCGCCGCTGCCCAGACCCCATGCCCGGCGAGGAGTCGGAGCTCGAGATTCGTCCGGTCTTCGAGGCCGAGGACTTCGGCAGCGAGCTCACGCCGGAGCTGCGCGCGCAGGAGGACCGTCTGCGCGCCGAGGTCGAGCGGCAGCGCGGGTCGTGACGCGCAGGGACGGGACCCCAGCTCGAGACCGGTGGGTCAGCAGGAAGTAGCGGGTGAGGGGAGCGCGACACCGCCCTCCAGGCAGCCGAGGCCGACCAGGGTGGTCCGGACGGCTTCGTCGAGCGGCGTGTGGGGCTCCCTGCCGAGCACGGCCAGGAGGCGCGCGTTGTTCATGTGGACCGGCGTTTCCCACAGGTAGCGCATCTCCCTCAGCTCCCGGAACAGCGGCATGAAGGGCGAGGCCAGTCCCAGCAACCACCAGGGGAAGGCGCGGACCTTCAGGTCCGGACGGCCGACGACCCGGCGGATGGCGGCGATCATCCGGGTTCCATCGTCGTCCCAGTGTCCGTTCATGTGGAACGTCGAGAAGGTCTCGAGCGCCTCCTCGCGCTCCACCAGTTGGACCATGGTCTCGGCGACGTCCGGGAGGTAGGCCCACTGGTGGCCGATGCCCCGCGGGCCCGGAGCGGTGATGGCGGTGACGGGCTGGCCAGGCTTGACCAGGCCCTGCGAGAACCAGTTGTTGGCCGCCCCGGGCCCGAAGAAGTCCCCGGCGCGGACGATCAACACCTTCGCCTCGCCTCTGGCGGCGGCCGCACGCAGGCGGCGCTCCATCTCGACGCGGATGGCGCCCTTGCGGGTGACGGGATGCTGTGGGGACGTCTCATCCACGTCCGGGAACGCGTCGGGTCCGTAGTTGTAGACAGTCCCCGGCAGGAGGATACGGGCGCCGCTCTCCCGTGCCGCCGCGAGGGTACTGTCCAGCATGGGCAACACCAGCTCGCCCCAATTGCGGTAGCCGGGCGGGTTCACCGCGTGGACGATGAGGGAGACGCCCCGGGCCGCGGCGACGACCTCCTCGGGGTGCATGGCATCCCCCTGGAACCAGGTGAAGCCGGTCTGGTCGCGATTGCCAGCCGCCACCCTGGCGGGGTCGCGGTGGAGGGTCCGGACCGTCCAGCCGCGCGCCTTCAGCCTCCGTGCGACCTCTCCGCCGATACCGCCGGTAGCTCCGAGGACGAGTGCATTCCGATTCCGAGTCATGTGTGTTCTCCGTTCGTTGTCCACGACAGGAACATCGCCTCCAGGGCCTCTGAACGCCATTGCATGAATGCGTGGGGTCGCTATACGGAAATGCATGAACCGCGTCGACCCGAGCTGGGACCTCTACCGGACCTTCCTGGCCGTTCTACGGGAGGGCTCGCTGTCCGGCGCCGCGCGCTCGCTGGGACTCACGCAGCCGACCATCGGGCGGCACATCGAGGCACTCGAGCAGGCGATCGGTTTCCAGCTCTTCACCCGCTCGCAGCGCGGCCTCGCCGCCACGGAGGCGGCCCTGGAGCTGCTGCCCTACGCCGAGGCGCTGTCCTCCACGGCGGCATCCCTGCTTCGGGCCGCCTCGGGCCAGGGTGGCACCGTGAAGGGCACCGTCCGGGTGAGCGCCAGCGAGGTCATGAGTATCGAGGTCCTACCGCCCCTCCTGACGGCCCTGCGAGAGCAGTATCCGGAGCTCGTCATCGAGCTCGCGGTCTCCAACACCGTCGAGGATCTGCTCCGACGCGATGCCGACATCGCCGTCCGGATGGTGGAGCCGAGCCAGGAGTCCCTGGTGGTGAGCCGCCTCGGCACGATCCCACTCGGGCTGCACGCCCATCGGAGCTACCTCGACCGGCGGGGCACGCCGAAGCGTTTCGAGGACCTCGCCACGCACAGCGTGATCGGCTTCGACCGGGAGACACCGGCCATCCGGAGCCTGCTCAAGAGCGTCCCGAAGTTCGACGTGGCCCGCTTCGCGCTGCGGACCAACAGCGACCTCGCCCAGTTGGCGGCGATCCGGGCCGGTTTTGGGATCGGCGTCTGCCAGGTCGCGCTGGCGAGGCGGGACCCCAACCTCGTCCGCGTGCTTTCGGATGCCTTCGAGCTGAAGCTCGGGACCTGGCTGGCGATGCACGAGAACCTCAAGTCGACCCCACGTTGCCGCATCGTCTTCGACGCGCTCGCCGTCGGCCTCAAGGGATACGTGGAGCGCTAGAAGATCCGCTCGCTGGCAATTCCGGTGCCGCTTCGGGCACGCTGTGTCCCGGGTCCGGGGAACAGGTGCGAGATGACAGCCGGTGCGCAGATGAGGGGCTACGAGGAGCTCGCGCCCCCCGCCAGCATGGCGGATGCGGTGGACGCGTTCTGGCGCTACTCCGCGCCACCTCGTGACGCCGGAGCCGGGCCCGAGCTCCACCGGATACTGCCGGACGGCTGCACCGACCTCATCTTCCATTTCCGTGACACGGGAGGCCCGGTGTGGATGGCCGCCCCGTCCCTGAAGGTGGTCGGCCCCATGGAGCGCTTCGCCCTCGTCACCATCGAGCCCGGCTCGGTGAGCCTGGGCATCCGGTTCAAGCCCGGGTGGGCGCTCCCGCTGCTCGGCGTGAGTCCCCGCGAGCTCCGTGGACTCAGTGTTCCCGTCGCGGACTGTTCGCCAGCCCTCACCCTGCTCCAGCGGCAACTCGAGGACTGTCGCTCACCTGCGCAGGCCCAGGCCCTCCTCCAGAAGAGCGTCGCCCGGCGGCTGGCGTCCTTCCGGGAGGCGCCTCGGCCCCGAGCCACCCAGGCCCTGCGCTGGCTCCAGTCCTCGGGAGGACTGGTGCGCATGTCCTCGCTGGCACGGACGCTGGGGGTGAGCGAGCGCACCCTGCACCGGGACGTGCTGGATGAGGCGGGAGTGCCACCGAAGCTGCTGGCCCGGGTGCTCCGCTTCCAGCGAGCCGTGGTGCTGCTGCGCTCCGGTGGAGGAGAGGACCTGAGCGCCGTGGCGCTCGCGTGCGGTTACGCCGACCAGGCGCATCTCTCGCGCGAGGTACGGGACCTGGCGGGCCTCACGCCCACGGCGCTCCAGCTCGAGGGCTGAGCCCTGTCCGATTCCTTCAAGACAGGCTGGGGTGGGTCGTGCGAATACAGCCGCACGCTGTTCCACCTGCGCACCGGAGTCCACCGCCATGAAGCTCGGCTACGTCATCCTCTACGTCTCGAACGTACCCGCCACCGTCGACTTCTACGAGAAGGCCTTTGGCCTGCAACGTCGCTTCCTCCACGAGAGTGGCCAGTACGCGGAGATGGAGACCGGCGCGACGGCGCTGGCCTTCGCCGCGGAGGAGATGGCGAAGGACAATGGCCTCACCGTGCGCTTCAACCGGCCGAAGGAGGACGCGGCGGCGGTGGAGGTGGCGCTCGTCGCGCCAGACGTCGAGGCCGCCTACGAGCGCGCGGTGAAGGCGGGCGCCCGGGCCGCGCAGCCGCCCAAGCAGAAGCCCTGGGGGCAGACGGTGGCCTACGTCAGGGACCTCGACGGAGTGCTCGTGGAGCTCTGCACGCCGATCTCCCCCTGAAGCGAGGGGAGGGCGGGGTGGAGGGAGACACGAAATCAACACCCCTGGCTTTCTCGAGCTCCTTGATCTTGATTCCAGCTCGTCAAATTTTCTCAAAAAGCCAATTGGCCATATGAGAATCTGGTGTGAATCATTTCCCTCTGGCGTTCGCTTCGACTCCTGTTACCCTCTCTCCGCTCTCGTTGCTGCCTGGAGGCCGCATCCATGTCCATTCCTTGCGTGCTGTCTTCATCATCAAGACGAACTGGGTCATTGAAGCATCTCATGCAAGGCTTTGCGCTGGCCTTCCTTGGCATCGCTGGCGCCGCACATGCCCAGAACCATCCGTTTGGCAGCCACCATCAGCCCTACCACTCGTCGACCTTGAGTGTTTCGGCCGGTGCGGCCGCGGCCGATAACGCGACGTCGGATTTCTATTGGAAGTGGAAGAGCCGCTACGTAGAAGCCGGTTGTCAGCCGGACGAGTACCGCATCCGGGCCAGCACGGGAGACGGCGCCCATGTCGTGTCCGAAGGCCAGGGCTACGGCATGTTGATCGCCGTGATGATGGCCGGACAGGACCCGCAGGCTCGTGAGATCTTCGACGGCCTGCACCGCTACAACCGCCGTCATCCCAGCCAGAACAATCCCGACCTGATGGCCTGGG
It contains:
- a CDS encoding AraC family transcriptional regulator, with the protein product MTAGAQMRGYEELAPPASMADAVDAFWRYSAPPRDAGAGPELHRILPDGCTDLIFHFRDTGGPVWMAAPSLKVVGPMERFALVTIEPGSVSLGIRFKPGWALPLLGVSPRELRGLSVPVADCSPALTLLQRQLEDCRSPAQAQALLQKSVARRLASFREAPRPRATQALRWLQSSGGLVRMSSLARTLGVSERTLHRDVLDEAGVPPKLLARVLRFQRAVVLLRSGGGEDLSAVALACGYADQAHLSREVRDLAGLTPTALQLEG
- a CDS encoding SDR family oxidoreductase; amino-acid sequence: MTRNRNALVLGATGGIGGEVARRLKARGWTVRTLHRDPARVAAGNRDQTGFTWFQGDAMHPEEVVAAARGVSLIVHAVNPPGYRNWGELVLPMLDSTLAAARESGARILLPGTVYNYGPDAFPDVDETSPQHPVTRKGAIRVEMERRLRAAAARGEAKVLIVRAGDFFGPGAANNWFSQGLVKPGQPVTAITAPGPRGIGHQWAYLPDVAETMVQLVEREEALETFSTFHMNGHWDDDGTRMIAAIRRVVGRPDLKVRAFPWWLLGLASPFMPLFRELREMRYLWETPVHMNNARLLAVLGREPHTPLDEAVRTTLVGLGCLEGGVALPSPATSC
- a CDS encoding GNAT family N-acetyltransferase, with amino-acid sequence MEPAITFRALTESDLPLLHTWLARPHVTEWWEPAPTAEQVREDYLPRLAPPDMLPLDAPAGVVQYLAYEAGEPVAFVQAYRVMAHQSEGWWLNETDPHALGVDQFIGLPERLGQGLGTRMLKAFIEFLFKDPRVTRIQTDPEPTNARAIACYRKVGFRDVGVVETPDGLALLMRITRGARA
- a CDS encoding YciI family protein — translated: MRVMVVVKATKDSEAGVMPDEKLLTEMGKYNEELVKAGVLLAGDGLHPSRRGKRVRFSGGKKSVIDGPFAETKELIAGYWIWQVKSMDEAVEWARRCPDPMPGEESELEIRPVFEAEDFGSELTPELRAQEDRLRAEVERQRGS
- a CDS encoding VOC family protein, which codes for MKLGYVILYVSNVPATVDFYEKAFGLQRRFLHESGQYAEMETGATALAFAAEEMAKDNGLTVRFNRPKEDAAAVEVALVAPDVEAAYERAVKAGARAAQPPKQKPWGQTVAYVRDLDGVLVELCTPISP
- a CDS encoding LysR family transcriptional regulator, producing MNRVDPSWDLYRTFLAVLREGSLSGAARSLGLTQPTIGRHIEALEQAIGFQLFTRSQRGLAATEAALELLPYAEALSSTAASLLRAASGQGGTVKGTVRVSASEVMSIEVLPPLLTALREQYPELVIELAVSNTVEDLLRRDADIAVRMVEPSQESLVVSRLGTIPLGLHAHRSYLDRRGTPKRFEDLATHSVIGFDRETPAIRSLLKSVPKFDVARFALRTNSDLAQLAAIRAGFGIGVCQVALARRDPNLVRVLSDAFELKLGTWLAMHENLKSTPRCRIVFDALAVGLKGYVER